In the genome of Ananas comosus cultivar F153 linkage group 11, ASM154086v1, whole genome shotgun sequence, one region contains:
- the LOC109717391 gene encoding protein IQ-DOMAIN 1-like, whose translation MGGSGKWVKSLIGLKKSEKDDQEKVSGGGGGRSGKWKLWRSSSGSRSGGQRSASEASDTSSVAADAFNSAVAAVVRAPPKDFRVVKQEWAAIRIQTAFRGFLARRALRALKGIVRLQALVRGRQVRKQAALTLKCMQALVRVQARVRAHRAQLSAEGQDADDMLENSRSDSDPVKQAEEGWCNSQGTVEEVRTKLQMRQEGAIKRERAKAYALSQQQSRSSRNGRSNTSVNSLKHHETDKNNRNYSWLDRWMATKPWENRLLEQSQIESPDTHYSKCFEEIQEPGSQVSNFSLVKVKRSNISTRVSAKPPPLLRNNRYGAQSASSSDFQYEESSPSSPSICTSTPISGNNLLASERTEEAGHNRPSYMSLTKSVKARQGVCAGKGNTIQRHESRDLQYHKKLPFSSTIDSKSISESDPSVSLKKLNLASLKGRSLTRSLDKENSYSDGRSASLY comes from the exons ATGGGTGGATCAGGGAAATGGGTGAAGTCGCTCATCGGCCTCAAAAAGTCGGAGAAGGATGATCAG GAGAAGgtgagtggtggtggtggtggaagaAGCGGGAAGTGGAAGCTGTGGAGGAGCTCCTCCGGATCGAGAAGCGGAGGCCAGCGATCGGCTTCGGAGGCCTCCGACACTTCATCGGTTGCCGCCGATGCCTTCAAttcggcggtggcggcggtggtgaGAGCGCCTCCGAAGGACTTCAGGGTCGTGAAGCAGGAATGGGCCGCTATCCGCATTCAAACTGCTTTCCGTGGCTTtttg GCAAGAAGAGCATTGAGGGCATTGAAGGGGATCGTAAGGCTCCAGGCGTTGGTTCGGGGGCGGCAGGTGAGGAAGCAGGCGGCGCTGACGCTCAAGTGCATGCAGGCGCTGGTGCGAGTGCAGGCGCGTGTCCGGGCCCACCGTGCGCAGCTCTCCGCCGAGGGCCAGGATGCCGACGACATGCTTGAGAATAGCCGCAGCGACTCGGATCCCGTGAAACAAGCTGAG GAAGGATGGTGTAACAGTCAAGGCACCGTCGAGGAAGTTAGAACAAAGCTGCAGATGAGGCAAGAGGGCGCCATTAAGCGCGAAAGGGCGAAGGCTTACGCTCTTTCTCAACAG CAATCAAGATCATCTCGGAATGGAAGATCTAACACTTCAGTGAATTCTCTGAAACATCATGAGACCGATAAAAACAATAGAAATTATAGCTGGTTGGACCGTTGGATGGCAACAAAACCATGGGAGAACAGGCTGTTGGAACAAAGCCAGATCGAATCACCTGATACACATTATTCAAAATGCTTTGAAGAAATCCAAGAACCAGGGTCTCAAGTTTCTAATTTCAGCTTGGTAAAGGTTAAAAGAAGCAATATCAGTACAAGGGTTTCAGCAAAACCTCCTCCTTTACTTCGTAACAACCGGTACGGAGCTCAATCTGCTTCCTCTTCTGATTTTCAGTATGAAGAGAGCTCTCCTTCATCTCCTTCTATTTGTACTTCAACTCCGATTTCTGGTAACAATCTCTTAGCATCAGAAAGAACAGAAGAAGCTGGTCATAATAGGCCCAGCTATATGAGCTTGACAAAATCGGTCAAGGCGAGACAAGGAGTATGTGCTGGTAAGGGAAATACAATTCAAAGACATGAATCTAGGGATTTGCAGTACCACAAAAAGTTGCCATTCTCTTCTACGATTGATTCGAAGAGCATTTCAGAATCGGATCCTTCGGTTTCCCTGAAGAAACTTAATCTAGCTTCTTTGAAGGGTAGGAGCTTGACGAGAAGCTTAGATAAGGAGAACTCATATTCTGACGGTAGATCGGCTTCTTTGTATTAG